AGTATACAAGGTATGGATCAGAAATTGTCGTGAAATCTATTTGCCCTGGGGTTTTATTAGTAACGTCGAGAACTCCGCCAAAACTATCATATCCCTTAGCGATCATTTCTTCCGGTACTTCTACGATTTGCGTGTTGGGATTATAGCTAAAACCATTTTTTGGGTACAAGTCTAAATGGTTAGTCACGAGTGGCCGTTGGGAATCAAAGATATGAGCAAATGAGTATAAATAGCCACAGGTTGTATAAACCCTAGCTGGTAGGCATAAAGCTACTGGGCGGCCATCTGTTTTAGCTGTATCAATAAGATTATTAAAGGTTTATCCGGCTCAAGCGTACTTTTGACAAAATAAAGAGACATGTCGGCCAATCGGTGAAAGAACCACCCATCATTGAAAGGATTAATCGCCATGTCCACGAATTTCATTTATTACGCCTTAGCGCTGTCCGGCTATGACGATGTCTGGCAGGATTTTGTTGCCGGTAATGTGCTGATTTATGTCAAACCAAAAGCAAAGCTTGTAGAATGCTCCCGCTGCAAGGACCGCCATGTAATCCGTAAAGGAAGAAGTGAACGTTGGTTACGCACCGTTCCCATCGGTATCAAGCCGATTTGGATCATCGTCGATGTCCCACGGGTCCAATGGAAGGCACAAACAACAAAATCAAAACCATGAAAAGGCAAGCCTACGGATACCGTGATCAGGATTTTTTCAAACTCAGGATCATGAGTATTCATGAAGCAAAGTACGCTTTAACCGGATGAACCTGAAAAAAGTAGTTAGGAGCGGTTTTTTTGCAAAGAAGTACGTAGTAAAAATAGAGTTGATTTTTACAATGGCGGATTTGTATAAAGAGTTAATTCGGACAGTTATCTTTCGCTGCCCGGACTTGATTATTTTTCAACTTCTGCAAAAAGAGCTGCATGATAGGACGAGCGTACAAGTGGCGCACAATACATATGGGGTATACCTTTTTTACGACCGTATTGCGCATATCTATCGAATATATCAGGGTGAACATAGCGCTCGACACCGGGATGTTTTAAAGAAGGTCGCATATATTGTCCGATGGTTACTATGTCACATTGAATCGCAGCAAGATAATCGATTACTCCATGGACTTCTTCGTCATTTTCGCCAAGTCCAACCATTAGACCTGATTTGGAGACACAACCTGCTTTTTTTACTCGTTCAAGTAGTTCGAGACTTTGTTTGAAATCTGCTTGTGGGCGGATGCTCGTGTAGTGCCTGGGGGGCGTTTCAACATTATGGTTTATAATATCAGGGTGGGCTGAGATTACTTTGTTTAATGCTTCTTCGTTACCTTGGAAATCAGGGATAAGTACTTCAATAGTGGTTTTTGGGAATTCTTTGCGTATGGCGTTAACTGTTGCCGCGAAGTGGCTGGCTCCGCCATCGTTAAGGTCGTCACGAGTAACGGAAGTCACTACTACGTGTTTAAGATCTAATCTTTTGGAAGCTTCTGCCACTCGTTCAGGTTCCGAAGGGTCGAGAGGAGAAATTCTTCCATTTTCAATATTGCAAAAGGCACAATTACGGGTACAGGTATCGCCCATAATTAAAAAAGTAGCAGTGTGTTCTGAAAAGCATTCAAACATATTAGGACACTTTGCACTTTGGCAGACCGTGTGAAGATTTAGATCCTTCACCAACGTGCGCGTTGCAGAGTATGTTTTGTTGCAAGGAATTTTTACCCTAAGCCATTCAGGAATACGTAAATATTTTTCAGATTTATTTTCAGAACACATGATTGAACTCTTGAACGTTTCGTTCTTTAAAAAAGAGCGGCTCCTTATAAACGAAGCCGCTCTAGTCTCTATTTATATAACTATGGAGGAATATTTGTCGGAAAGGCTACTTAAGTTTTGCCGAGTAATCAGCAGCATTCAACAGCTGTGTTTTTTCGGCATTTTCATCAACAGTAATACGAAGCATCCAACCATCCCCATAAGGAGAGGTATTTACATCGGAAGAATCATCTTCGAGGGCTTCATTTGTTTCGGTAATAGTACCCGAAATAGGCATGTATAGACTGCTGACAGCCTTGATTGATTCCACCGTTCCAAATTCTTCTCCTACTGAGAAACTCTCTCCAGTGGAGGGAAGGTCCACAAAAGCAACTTCTCCAAGCTGCTCCTGAGCAAAATCAGTAATGCCGACTACTGCGGTATTATCATCACCGATACGTACCCAAGTGTGTTCTGGATGGTAGAGAATCTCTTCCGGGAAAGTAAGGTCACTCATTTTATCTCCTTTTTAATTGATTCTGGTCGAATCGAATAAATACAATCTTATTTAACAATCATTCGTATCATTTTGATTGTTAAGATTATTATTTTTACCTAGCAGCCTCTCAGCCAGCCTTCGCATACTTCGAAAAGGCCTTCTGCCAAAGTGGGATGTGCATGGATGGTATGTGCAACATCTGCAGCAGTCAGTCCTTTTTCAATTGCTAGTGCTGCTTCAGCAATTAAATCTGTGGCATGTGCTCCGGCAATATGTGCACCAAGTATCTTGCCGCTTTCTTTTTCACAGATAATTTTGAACATGCCTGGAAGTTTTCCCATGGCCTGCGCCTTACCTAATTCTCGGAATTGAAAAGTTTGTGAGCGGATCTCGATATTTTTGCTGACAGCTTCTGCTTCGGACATACCGACAGTTCCAATTTCCGGAGAAGTGAAGATGCCTGCAGGGATGACGGTATAATCAAGTTCCTTTTCTGCACCAAAGCAGTTATCGACTGCACACAAAGCTTCTGCTGAAGCTACATGGGCGAGCATGATCCGAGATGGGCCAAGCACATCACCGATAGCGTAAATTCCTTCTGCTGAAGTTCGCATTCCCTGATCTGCTTTAATCCAACCCCGTTGGTCTGTTTCCACCCCTGCTTTAGCGAGATTAAGCCCGTTAGTATTGGGGGTACGACCGATAGCCACAAGCACTACATCTGCTTCTATTGTAGAATCTTTGCCTTTAGCTCCCTCAACAAAAGGGGATGGACCAATTTCACACGAGACCTTTCCGTCTATAATCTCGACGCTTTTAACGGTTTTAGCCAGTTCAACTTTGATCCTGTGTTTTTTGGCTTCACGTTGGAGTAGACGACTCATATCAGCATCAACAGAAGGAACAGGAAGAAGGCGGTCCAGCCCTTCAACTATAGTTACTGAAGATCCGAATGCACGATAAATAAAGGCTAGTTCACACCCAATAACTCCACCGCCGACAACAACCATCTTTTCAGGAACGTAAGCAAGGTTCAGAGCATCATTACTATCAATGATATGTTTATGGTCAATTGGCAGCGAGGGGAGGTTTAAGATACTTGAACCTGTAGCAATGATAATTTTATCACTTTTGATTTCTTCTGTGCCATCCTCAGAGTGGACAAGAACAGTACGGTCAGCAGCAAGTTCGGCAGCACCACGAAGAACCCTTATTTTTAGCGAAGCGCAGGCCTTTTCAAGCCCACCGCAAAGAACTTGGCGTACACGTTCCTTTCTGGCTATTATTGAAGGCATATAAGCCTTAAAACCTACAGCTTCCTCAGAGTCTGCTTTGATTCCAAACTCTTCAAGACGGGAAGCCATTTCAAGAGCTTCTGCTGAAGATTTGAGGGTTTTGGTCGGAATACAACCCCAATTTAGGCAGGTTCCTCCCAGATTTGCTTTTTCAACCAGAGTTACGGAAGCTCCCCGACGGGCGGCTTCAAATGCTGCGATATAACCGCCCGGACCAGCGCCTATGATAGTAATGGATGGCATTTTCTCTCCTAATTATTGATCGATCGTGAAGTTGCGAATGGAATTAATCTTCTTCAAGATGCAGGTTGTAGGTCATAGGAAAAGCTTCGTGCAAAGATGCGGTGACCAAACAGCCTTTTTTCATAATTTTTTCCACGCGATCGAAAATGAATCCGAAATCTTCGTCCATATGGACAGTGACATCAAGGGTGATGCCAACAACGCGAGCACGTTTTTTCTCGTCAATACCTGTTTCGAGAGTCGCTGTGCCAGTTATGCGGTCGTATTCTGCTCCGCGAGTTTCCAGAGCCTTACCCAGCGCACCACAGAAGCAATAAAGAGCAGAAGAAGCCAGCAATTGTTTAGCCGTTCCGCCTCGTTCATCTTCAGGAATTCCTTCATGATTGATAACAATTTCACCAAGAACTTTTGATCTTGTATCTATTGTCTGCTTTTCGCCTTCTCGATTATATGAAACAGTAAGTTGGGCCATTTTAATCCTCCCTTGTGATTTTTTAAACAATCTTGTTCGGCAAATCACTATCATTTTCCGTGCCAATTTTTTTAATTCTTTTAATTAAGGCATCTTTTTAAAGAAAATGTAGACTCACTAAAGTTTGAAAGATTTATATTCTTGAAATATACGACGCTTGTGTCGCGAGTTTTCTGAAGATTTAGGTGATTTTGTACACGAGGTAGGGCTTTACCCCTTGTCGACGAGTATGTCGTGTGCATTCGTAGAATATTTTAGTGTAAGCTAAAAAATCTGAAATATTGTTGTATAAGCGGACATAAACATAGGGCGACATACCTGTCGTTTTTTTTTGAAGGTCGTGACACCTTAATAATTAGTGTTCATATATAATAAGGATGGGCATTCTTTCATGGAAGTGTTTTGTTGTGTTTTTCGATATACTAATGAAGTTTCGCAGTGTTTTTCGCATAAAACTGATTATCATATCATAAAGATCCTTTAAAATGAATAATCATTTGTCAGATTCGACCAGGCACTGTTCCTTTTATAGCAGATATAAGTGTGGGCGCTATACTACGTCTCATGTGATTATTTTCATATTGTTCTGATTCCTTTCTTTAGGTAGAAGACAAAGTATTTTTGTTTTGTGAAAAAAGTGACGTTTGTATCGCGCAGGCGACAAAGATGTCGTTGCATTGGTTGCCCCTTTGATATTGCAGCAAATTGCTTGTTTTGAAGATATTCACGACATTGTCGTCGCATTGTTTTCTTAGCATGAGCTATGTACTTGCGCCTACTTTCACAATCTATATACATCTTTTTGTGAGGCTTTACTGTTTTGGCCCAGTAATTGCTTACTGTGGTAAATGCGGCTGCAGGCGCATAATTAATCGGACAGAAAAAACTTCCGGTAACACAATCAATAAGTCTCTTCTCGAAATTATTACACATTGAGAGTTGCAAGCGTACTTACTTAGGGAGGTAGTATGGCTACAGATGGAAACGGTGAAGGAGCGGATCTCCGCCCTGATTTAAAAATTCTTATTCCGGCAACAGTAGTGTTAATTGCTATCATTGCCTGTTCAATCCTTTTCACAGAAGCTAGCGAGAAAGTTTTAAAAACAGCATATTCTGTTTTTACTAAGAACACAGGAACCCTTTATTTGTGGGTCACTGTATTAATGATGTTTTTGGCTTGTTTCTTTATGTTCAGCAGCTATGGAAATATTAAATTCGGCGAGGAACATGAGAAGCCTGAATTTAACAACTTTTCATGGATATCAATGATGTTCTGCTCTGGTGTTGCCGGGGCAGTAATGTTTTGGTCTATTGTTGAACCTTTATTTAACCTTGCTTATCCTCCAAAATATGCAGCATCATTAAGCCGTGAGTCTTTTGAATGGGCAATGTCTTACGTTTTATTACATTGGGGTCCGGTTACCTGGCCTTGGTATGTCGTAACAGCACTCCCAATTTGCTACATGTTTTACAAACGGAAAAAGCCCGTTCTTAGAATTAGTTCAGCTACAGAGCCAATTCTTGGAGATAAAGTTAACGGTAGCATCGGCAAGGGGATCGAAGTCTTTTTCATTATCGGCCTCATGTTTTCCAATGCTGCGGTTATGGGCGTTTCAGTTCCAATTGTGAATCATGCTTTAGCTAAGACCCTGGGAATAGAGCCTAGCTTTACCATGGAAATGATAATCCTTGGAATTAGTGCGGTCATCTTCACAGCCAGTGTTTCAATGGGACTGAAGAAAGGAATTAAGATTCTGTCAGATGCAAATGTCGTTATTGCTCTGTCCATGGTTTTCTTTTGCCTTGTTGCTGGGCCTACAGTGTTCATCATTGATAACTTTACCAATTCATTTGGTAATATGGTGAACAATTTCTTTGGCATGATATTCTGGACTGACCCATACACTAAGGGAACATTCCCGCAAGACTGGACTATTTTTTATGCCCTCTGGATGGCATCATACGGTCCTTTTATGGGGTTGTTCATTGCTCGTATCTCCCGTGGCCGCACGGTACGACAGGTCATCGGTTTGGGATTGACCGGTGGTATTGCAGGTTCTTACATGATCCACGCTGTTTTTGGCGGATATACAATGTACGCTCAGCTTAATGGAATCGTAGATGCTGTAGGAATTCTTAAATCCAGTGGTGGTCCTGCTGCACTCGTAGCAGTTCTCCACACTTTGCCTGCAGGAACATTTGTATTGATAGGATACTGCGTGTTTTCCACTATTTTCTTGGCCACGAGTGTGGATTCCTGCGCATACGTAATTTCTTGCGCAGCTACAACTAAACTTATGCCGGGTTATGAACCAACACGGGGACACCGGTTTTACTGGGCTGCAATTCAGGCTGGTCTTGCTCTTGCTGCTATCACAATGGGAGGATTAGGTCCTGTTAAGGTTTTCGCTAACTTTTCAGGAGCATTAATGCTTATCCCGATTGCATTTGTCGTATTGGCCTGGTTTAAGATGATCAAAGAGGATAATGCACTAATGAAGTGCTGCACCCCCAAAAAATAAACAACCTCGCATAATAAAAAGGGGGGAGTATTCCCCTCTTTTGAGTCCTGAAAAACAATTTTTCAGGGAGTTCTTTTTGCGTGCGAGGCATTTTGTAAGTATCTGAAATTAAAGGAGAAATAAAATGGCGGATCAAGCTAAAAGAGTAGCTTTACTCGGATTTGACTGCGCTATTCCTAAAAGGCTCGAAGCCCTTATGGAAGAAGGTGTACTACCCAACTTTAAGAAATTTGCCTCTGAAGGATCTTATATGACTGAAGGCTACAATATGCCTACAGTTACACCTCCCTCTTGGGCTACTATCTGCACAGGAGCTTATCCTCGCACTCATGGAGTTGAAGACTATTATTACTACAACGAAGGTGAGTCTTTACATTTCTCAAAGTGCGTTCAGGCTTTTGGTTCAGAAATGCTCACCGCTGAAACTATTTGGGATGCATGGGATAAAGCAGGAAAAAAATCACTGGTTGTGAACTATCCTACTTCTTGGCCATCTAAGCTTAAAAACGGAATTATGGTCCAGGGAGAAGGTCTTTCTTCTGCTGAACATCGTTGGCAGATTGAAGGCTATGAGCATAAAGAATGGCTTTGTGCCGAATCCTGCGTAGCTACAGATTTCTATCCTATTGGTGTACAGGCCCGTTTCGAGGACGCAGAGGGTTGGAAGAATATCCCGGAAGAAATCGAAGATCAGGAACCACTGGAAATGGTCATTCCCATGGAGTTTGGACATGCAATGGATCCTCTGGTCCAGCAGACTTGGTACGGTTTGACTTGGGAATCTGATGACGATGGTTATGATGTTTTTGC
The genomic region above belongs to Desulfovibrio sp. UCD-KL4C and contains:
- the lipA gene encoding lipoyl synthase yields the protein MCSENKSEKYLRIPEWLRVKIPCNKTYSATRTLVKDLNLHTVCQSAKCPNMFECFSEHTATFLIMGDTCTRNCAFCNIENGRISPLDPSEPERVAEASKRLDLKHVVVTSVTRDDLNDGGASHFAATVNAIRKEFPKTTIEVLIPDFQGNEEALNKVISAHPDIINHNVETPPRHYTSIRPQADFKQSLELLERVKKAGCVSKSGLMVGLGENDEEVHGVIDYLAAIQCDIVTIGQYMRPSLKHPGVERYVHPDIFDRYAQYGRKKGIPHMYCAPLVRSSYHAALFAEVEK
- a CDS encoding OsmC family protein; protein product: MAQLTVSYNREGEKQTIDTRSKVLGEIVINHEGIPEDERGGTAKQLLASSALYCFCGALGKALETRGAEYDRITGTATLETGIDEKKRARVVGITLDVTVHMDEDFGFIFDRVEKIMKKGCLVTASLHEAFPMTYNLHLEED
- a CDS encoding BCCT family transporter — its product is MATDGNGEGADLRPDLKILIPATVVLIAIIACSILFTEASEKVLKTAYSVFTKNTGTLYLWVTVLMMFLACFFMFSSYGNIKFGEEHEKPEFNNFSWISMMFCSGVAGAVMFWSIVEPLFNLAYPPKYAASLSRESFEWAMSYVLLHWGPVTWPWYVVTALPICYMFYKRKKPVLRISSATEPILGDKVNGSIGKGIEVFFIIGLMFSNAAVMGVSVPIVNHALAKTLGIEPSFTMEMIILGISAVIFTASVSMGLKKGIKILSDANVVIALSMVFFCLVAGPTVFIIDNFTNSFGNMVNNFFGMIFWTDPYTKGTFPQDWTIFYALWMASYGPFMGLFIARISRGRTVRQVIGLGLTGGIAGSYMIHAVFGGYTMYAQLNGIVDAVGILKSSGGPAALVAVLHTLPAGTFVLIGYCVFSTIFLATSVDSCAYVISCAATTKLMPGYEPTRGHRFYWAAIQAGLALAAITMGGLGPVKVFANFSGALMLIPIAFVVLAWFKMIKEDNALMKCCTPKK
- the gcvH gene encoding glycine cleavage system protein GcvH, which gives rise to MSDLTFPEEILYHPEHTWVRIGDDNTAVVGITDFAQEQLGEVAFVDLPSTGESFSVGEEFGTVESIKAVSSLYMPISGTITETNEALEDDSSDVNTSPYGDGWMLRITVDENAEKTQLLNAADYSAKLK
- a CDS encoding transposase yields the protein MEGTNNKIKTMKRQAYGYRDQDFFKLRIMSIHEAKYALTG
- a CDS encoding transposase family protein, whose protein sequence is MSTNFIYYALALSGYDDVWQDFVAGNVLIYVKPKAKLVECSRCKDRHVIRKGRSERWLRTVPIGIKPIWIIVDVPRVQWKAQTTKSKP
- the lpdA gene encoding dihydrolipoyl dehydrogenase; its protein translation is MPSITIIGAGPGGYIAAFEAARRGASVTLVEKANLGGTCLNWGCIPTKTLKSSAEALEMASRLEEFGIKADSEEAVGFKAYMPSIIARKERVRQVLCGGLEKACASLKIRVLRGAAELAADRTVLVHSEDGTEEIKSDKIIIATGSSILNLPSLPIDHKHIIDSNDALNLAYVPEKMVVVGGGVIGCELAFIYRAFGSSVTIVEGLDRLLPVPSVDADMSRLLQREAKKHRIKVELAKTVKSVEIIDGKVSCEIGPSPFVEGAKGKDSTIEADVVLVAIGRTPNTNGLNLAKAGVETDQRGWIKADQGMRTSAEGIYAIGDVLGPSRIMLAHVASAEALCAVDNCFGAEKELDYTVIPAGIFTSPEIGTVGMSEAEAVSKNIEIRSQTFQFRELGKAQAMGKLPGMFKIICEKESGKILGAHIAGAHATDLIAEAALAIEKGLTAADVAHTIHAHPTLAEGLFEVCEGWLRGC